The Dysidea avara chromosome 13, odDysAvar1.4, whole genome shotgun sequence genome includes a region encoding these proteins:
- the LOC136242743 gene encoding endothelin-converting enzyme homolog isoform X2 — MRLRELSKLFHMDWVKYFNTYFSKAGFSGDFTEDSVVIVETLKYFRLFDFAVTDNAVNYAKWQLLVKELSFANAVDDFDWDIFRKLRYPKSSKLGASDNLPCVELVEQSMPLAIARPFVEEFVTTNLIDTVNETANQIEKAFVQRLMEKDWLDQPTKDQCAEKVNAITRQIAYPDFIKIDSKLDKFYEKLDISIRSNFFEIGAAIRNFQIQQMVSSYSKPTDKTQWLDAPTEVNAYYSPQFNQFVFLAGILRPPFIAATWPPFLLYGAFGAVIGHELTHGFDDQGQQFDKNGNRVKWWTDNSIRQFQNRTQCFVDQYDQYSLLDVKINGELTLGENIADNGGVHTAYHAYKNVMNGTKAIKYKGLSEDQLFFVSFAQLYCSLFTDAALEQSTKTDPHSPGPIRVLGTLVNSEEFTEAFQCSKGSKMYPSDDRCELW, encoded by the exons ATGAGGTTAAGGGAGTTATCAAAGCTCTTCCATATG GATTGGGTGAAGTACTTTAACACATATTTCAGTAAAGCTGGATTTAGTGGTGATTTTACTGAAGACAGTGTTGTGATTGTTGAAACTCTGAAATATTTCAGATTGTTTGATTTTGCTGTCACTGA TAATGCTGTCAACTATGCCAAATGGCAACTACTGGTGAAAGAATTGAGTTTTGCAAATGCTGTGGATGATTTTGATTGGGACATATTCCGCAAGCTTAGATATCCAAAATCATCGAAACTTGGTGCTTCTGATAATCTACCATGCGTGGAACTTGTTGAGCAGTCCATGCCACTGGCAATAGCCAGACCCTTTGTGGAGGAATTTGTAACAACCAATTTGATTGACACT GTAAATGAAACTGCAAATCAAATAGAGAAAGCATTTGTACAAAGACTAATGGAAAAGGATTGGTTGGATCAACCCACAAAGGATCAATGTGCAGAAAAG GTTAATGCCATCACTAGACAGATTGCCTACCCAGATTTTATCAAGATTGACAGCAAACTTGATAAATTTTATGAAAAG CTGGATATTAGCATAAGATCTAATTTTTTTGAGATCGGTGCTGCAATCAGAAATTTTCAAATACAACAGATGGTTTCATCTTACAGCAAACCTACTGATAAGACACA GTGGTTAGATGCTCCCACTGAAGTGAATGCGTATTACTCTCCTCAGTTTAACCAGTTTG TTTTTCTGGCTGGAATTCTCCGTCCACCATTTATTGCAGCTACCTGGCCACC TTTTCTGTTGTATGGAGCATTTGGAGCAGTGATTGGTCATGAGCTTACCCATGGGTTTGATGATCAAG GTCAGCAGTTTGACAAGAATGGTAATCGTGTGAAATGGTGGACAGACAATTCAATTCGTCAATTTCAAAACCGTACTCAATGCTTTGTGGACCAGTATGATCAGTATAGCTTATTGGATGTTAAG ATTAACGGTGAGCTCACACTGGGTGAGAACATTGCTGATAATGGTGGTGTCCACACTGCATATCATGCATACAAGAATGTGATGAATGGTACTAAGGCCATTAAGTATAAAGGACTCAGTGAAGACCAACTATTCTTCGTGTCTTTTGCTCAG TTGTACTGCTCACTATTCACAGACGCTGCACTAGAGCAGTCTACTAAAACAGATCCACATAGTCCAGGACCAATTCG TGTGCTTGGTACTTTGGTGAACAGTGAGGAATTCACTGAAGCTTTTCAGTGTTCCAAAGGCTCAAAAATGTATCCCAGTGATGATCGGTGTGAGCTGTGGTGA
- the LOC136242306 gene encoding endothelin-converting enzyme homolog produces the protein MSGQRGMYHLVANHDSDDGSDGDSDELALLGAGRRRRKRICMCIVCIVVLVVLLALGAAGYFAYDHFHKSKSCTVPGVCNSKILDYIDSSIDPCDDFYKYSCGKWLSANSLGDRDAWGRSYKLATDNYQHLDKYLSKRISENDPDAIRKSKYIYSACKNVTFIQNNFVKHVKDFIRKANGWDAIGIYPDDGWDINDDLVNDHYLGSSAFFSFGITPDDLDSTKAVIKVKQGGLTLDSPQKYYDRDGTDFQDLLNTIKQVLAAVDSTDSSDYSLLAKDIATYERHLAMESLTDAELRNVSEIYNPMTLEELSSLFNLDWVNYFNTIFSTAGVAFDFTSDTNVIVETPDYFRNINKYAYDVMYANFSINYARWHLLLSEFSYSTLPLNSGWDVVRKMKFPNTKLDEITKCAQMTEHIMPLAVARPFVKDFINDEIIDTVNETANQILEAFIERLMDKDWLDEETKDRCVDKVDSITRLIAYPDFIMMDDKLNQFYKGLIIDRSTNYFDIGVAVKKFQYHQAFTAYKQPIDKTQWPSAPTEVNAFYSPQSNLFVFEAGILRPPFIASDWPPFLLYGAFGTVIGHELSHGFDDQGQQYDEDGNRIQWWTDESVDNFEERTQCFVDQYSQYELQGYKIDGKLTLGENIADNGGVHTAYHAYKNVMNGIKHRSKKIGGHTLDQLFFVAFAQLWCTEYSDNTLKSLTQTDPHSPGPIRVLGSLVNNKEFATAFNCPKNSRMNPTNKCELW, from the exons ATGTCTGGGCAGCGCGGGATGTATCATTTGGTGGCGAACCACGACTCGGACGATGGTAGTGATGGTGATTCGGATGAGCTGGCACTCTTAGGAGCTGGTAGACGGCGTCGAAAACGAATTTGTATGTGCATCGTCTGTATAGTGGTGTTAGTGGTTTTGCTTGCACTTGGAGCTGCAGGATACTTCGCGTACGACCATTTCCACAAATCGAAGAGCTGCACTGTACCAGGCGTATGCAACTCCAAAATCTTAGACTACATTGACAGTAGCATCGATCCATGTGACGACTTTTATAAGTACAGCTGCGGGAAATGGCTCTCGGCTAACAGTTTAGGTGATCGTGATGCTTGGGGACGTTCTTATAAACTAGCTACAGACAATTATCAACACTTAGATAAGTACCTTTCTAAGCGCATCAGTGAAAATGACCCGGATGCAATAAGAAAATCAAAGTATATCTACTCAGCCTGCAAGAATGTTACTTTTATACAGAATAACTTTGTTAAACATGTAAAAGACTTCATCAGAAAAGCAAATGGTTGGGATGCCATTGGAATATACCCTGACGATGGGTGGGACATCAATGATGACCTGGTTAATGACCACTATTTGGGAAGTTCTGCATTCTTTTCATTTGGAATTACACCGGACGACTTGGACTCTACTAAAGCAGTGATAAAG GTTAAACAAGGAGGTTTGACGCTTGATTCTCCTCAAAAGTACTATGATCGTGATGGAACT GACTTTCAAGATCTACTGAATACCATTAAACAAGTACTTGCTGCAGTTGATAGTACGGATTCGTCTGATTATTCATTGCTAGCTAAAGATATTGCCACCTATGAGCGACACCTGGCAATG GAATCATTAACTGATGCAGAACTTCGTAATGTGTCTGAGATATATAACCCAATGACACTGGAGGAGCTCTCATCTCTCTTTAATCTG GATTGGGTGAATTACTTTAATACAATTTTTAGCACTGCCGGAGTTGCTTTTGATTTTACTAGTGATACCAACGTTATTGTAGAAACACCAGATTACTTCAGAAACATCAATAAGTATGCTTATGATGTCAT GTATGCTAATTTCTCAATCAACTATGCCAGGTGGCATCTACTCCTTAGTGAATTTTCTTACTCCACCTTACCATTAAACAGTGGATGGGATGTGGTTCGCAAAATGAAATTCCCAAATACAAAGCTTGATGAAATCACCAAATGTGCTCAAATGACTGAACATATCATGCCACTGGCAGTTGCTAGACCATTTGTCAAAGACTTCATTAATGATGAAATTATAGACACG GTGAATGaaacagccaatcaaattttagAAGCTTTTATTGAAAGACTAATGGACAAGGATTGGCTGGATGAAGAAACAAAAGATCGTTGTGTGGACAAG GTTGATTCCATCACTAGACTGATAGCTTATCCAGACTTTATCATGATGGATGATAAACTGAATCAATTTTATAAAGGA CTTATTATTGATCGTTCAACTAATTATTTTGATATTGgagtagctgtaaaaaagtttCAGTATCACCAGGCATTCACTGCATATAAGCAACCCATTGACAAAACACA GTGGCCATCCGCACCTACTGAAGTGAATGCATTTTATTCTCCTCAATCTAATTTGTTTG TCTTTGAGGCTGGAATTTTGAGACCACCATTCATTGCTTCTGATTGGCCACC GTTTTTACTGTATGGAGCATTTGGAACAGTGATTGGTCATGAACTTTCCCATGGGTTTGATGATCAAG GTCAGCAGTACGATGAAGATGGTAACCGTATCCAATGGTGGACCGATGAGTCTGTGGATAATTTTGAAGAACGTACTCAATGTTTTGTGGACCAGTACAGTCAGTATGAACTACAAGGCTATAAG ATCGATGGTAAGCTCACACTGGGTGAGAACATTGCTGATAATGGAGGTGTCCACACTGCATATCATGCATACAAGAATGTGATGAATGGAATTAAACATCGGTCGAAAAAAATCGGGGGACATACATTAGACCAACTTTTCTTTGTGGCTTTTGCACAG CTATGGTGTACTGAGTATAGTGATAATACTTTGAAATCATTAACACAAACTGACCCACACAGTCCAGGACCAATCCG TGTGCTAGGTAGTCTGGTGAACAACAAGGAATTTGCTACTGCTTTTAACTGTCCTAAAAATTCTAGAATGAATCCTACCAACAAGTGTGAACTATGGTGA
- the LOC136242308 gene encoding endothelin-converting enzyme homolog, with amino-acid sequence MSDGRGMYNVVATDEYQPSGDSRDARNKRKYARLIWRMLIVLAVVLLIVIGAVVGAYFIFHKTESGRADPCDDFYQYSCGDWLSSNGLDGRDSWGTFYQLAIDNYHHLRSYMSEPPNEDDPDAIKKTKYAYAACTNVDYIQVNLVDHLRDFIRLSGGWDSIGISGSDWSWTTDDLSKDHYLGSSAFFEFGVQPDDINSSLPVIKISQAGLTLSSPQMYENNDNFEDLVDMINNVLVVVGISYEYHTLARDIANYERELARESLTDTELRNVAALYNPMTLQELQNLFNMDWTLYFDNIFSSAEVTADFDHDSVVIVETPSYFRNINRYLSSSTAVDYAKWQLLINEIAFSAASLGDDSWGILWKTKFPKTSKLGESSTLACVEFVEIAMPFAIARPFVEEFVTDNTTNVVNETANQILNAFVERLMDKDWLDDVTKDQCMDKVDAITRQIAYPDFIKIDRDLDRYYENLAFNATSNHFKNIAAYNQFQIHQQLSTYNKPIDKTEWQAPPTEVNAYYSPEFNQFVFLAGILRPPFFASNWPPYQLYGAFGAVVGHELTHGFDDQGQQYNKDGNRIQWWTNQSIANFKERTQCFVDQYNQYSLQGYQIDGQLTLGENIADNGGLHTAFRAYINSMNATERQSKIGGHTLDQLFFMSFAQLWCSKFSGDALESSTQTDPHSPGPIRVLGSIVNSDEFATAFNCSSGSRMNPVKKCLLW; translated from the exons ATGTCGGACGGTCGAGGAATGTACAATGTGGTAGCGACTGATGAATACCAGCCTAGTGGTGATTCGAGAGATGCACGAAATAAACGCAAGTACGCCCGACTTATATGGCGTATGCTAATCGTATTAgcagttgtactgttgattGTTATCGGTGCTGTCGTGGGAGCTTATTTTATATTTCACAAGACCGAGTCAGGCAGAGCTGACCCATGCGACGACTTCTATCAGTATAGCTGTGGGGACTGGCTGTCCTCGAATGGTCTGGATGGCCGTGATTCATGGGGGACTTTTTATCAGCTGGCCATAGACAACTACCACCACCTGAGAAGCTACATGTCTGAGCCACCCAATGAGGATGACCCAGATGCAATCAAGAAGACAAAATATGCATATGCTGCCTGCACAAATGTGGACTACATACAAGTTAACCTTGTAGACCACTTAAGAGACTTTATCAGGTTATCGGGGGGGTGGGATAGCATTGGAATAAGTGGAAGTGACTGGTCCTGGACCACTGATGATTTAAGTAAAGATCACTATCTGGGTAGCAGTGCATTTTTTGAGTTTGGGGTTCAACCAGACGACATAAATTCTTCCTTGCCAGTGATCAAG ATTAGCCAAGCCGGGTTGACACTAAGCTCTCCTCAGATGTATGAAAATAATGAC AATTTTGAGGATTTGGTGGACATGATCAACAATGTGCTTGTTGTAGTAGGCATTAGTTATGAATACCATACCTTAGCTCGGGATATTGCTAACTATGAACGCGAGTTAGCCCGA GAATCATTGACTGATACAGAATTACGGAATGTCGCTGCTCTTTATAATCCAATGACTCTACAAGAACTACAAAATCTATTTAATATG GATTGGACTCTGTATTTTGACAATATCTTCAGCAGTGCTGAGGTCACTGCTGATTTTGATCATGATAGTGTCGTAATTGTTGAAACACCAAGTTATTTTAGAAATATTAACAGATATCTTTCATCATCTAC GGCAGTTGATTATGCCAAGTGGCAACTGCTGATCAATGAAATTGCTTTCTCAGCTGCTTCATTGGGTGATGACAGTTGGGGAATACTGTGGAAAACAAAGTTTCCCAAAACTTCAAAACTTGGAGAATCCTCCACTCTTGCCTGTGTAGAATTTGTTGAGATTGCCATGCCATTTGCTATAGCCAGGCCTTTTGTAGAGGAGTTTGTCACTGATAATACTACAAACGTT GTCAATGAAACTGCCAATCAAATTTTGAATGCATTTGTTGAGAGATTGATGGACAAGGATTGGCTGGATGATGTAACAAAGGATCAGTGCATGGATAAG GTTGATGCCATCACCAGACAGATAGCTTATCCTGATTTTATCAAAATTGACAGAGATCTTGACAGATATTATGAAAAT CTTGCCTTTAATGCTACTTCAAATCACTTTAAGAATATTGCAGCTTATAACCAGTTTCAAATCCACCAGCAGTTGTCTACATACAACAAGCCAATTGATAAGACTGA GTGGCAAGCCCCTCCCACTGAGGTGAATGCATATTATTCACCAGAATTTAATCAGTTTG TTTTTCTGGCTGGAATTTTGAGACCACCATTCTTTGCATCCAACTGGCCACC TTATCAACTTTATGGAGCATTTGGAGCAGTGGTTGGACACGAGCTTACCCATGGGTTTGATGATCAAG GTCAACAGTATAACAAAGATGGAAACCGTATTCAGTGGTGGACAAATCAATCTATTGCCAACTTTAAAGAACGCACTCAATGCTTTGTGGACCAGTACAACCAGTACAGCCTGCAAGGGTACCAG ATTGATGGTCAGCTCACACTGGGTGAAAATATTGCAGATAACGGAGGACTACATACTGCATTCCGTGCATACATAAATTCAATGAATGCAACAGAGCGGCAGTCAAAGATTGGGGGACATACTTTAGATCAACTCTTCTTTATGTCTTTTGCACAG CTATGGTGTTCTAAATTCAGTGGTGATGCTTTAGAGTCATCAACACAGACAGACCCTCACAGTCCTGGACCAATCCG tgtgcttGGCAGTATTGTTAACAGTGATGAGTTTGCTACTGCTTTCAACTGTTCTAGTGGATCTAGAATGAATCCTGTTAAAAAGTGTTTACTCTGGTGA
- the LOC136242743 gene encoding endothelin-converting enzyme 1-like isoform X1, whose product MSKPLSDITREYGTVNDSSTPLLTQRRPRRRSRATVGVFICLVITLVLFIGLGVGGYFGYEHFFNNDDANNDDDCDIQGACNSTVLVYIDKSVDPCENFFEYSCGKWLSSNTLDGRNEWGTFYALAYDNWYHLDRYLSRSINDSDSDATKKSKYIFSACTNSTFIQDNLLSHLRSFMTSAGGWADLGIYPGDQWDFGNLVDDHFLGSPAYFAFDVLPDDYNSSKPVIKIQHSGLSFITPDTYEDDDAVEELIDTIKRLLSELSDDHADFYDIANGIVYYEKSLAQYWLTEAEQRNLSVLYNPMRLRELSKLFHMDWVKYFNTYFSKAGFSGDFTEDSVVIVETLKYFRLFDFAVTDNAVNYAKWQLLVKELSFANAVDDFDWDIFRKLRYPKSSKLGASDNLPCVELVEQSMPLAIARPFVEEFVTTNLIDTVNETANQIEKAFVQRLMEKDWLDQPTKDQCAEKVNAITRQIAYPDFIKIDSKLDKFYEKLDISIRSNFFEIGAAIRNFQIQQMVSSYSKPTDKTQWLDAPTEVNAYYSPQFNQFVFLAGILRPPFIAATWPPFLLYGAFGAVIGHELTHGFDDQGQQFDKNGNRVKWWTDNSIRQFQNRTQCFVDQYDQYSLLDVKINGELTLGENIADNGGVHTAYHAYKNVMNGTKAIKYKGLSEDQLFFVSFAQLYCSLFTDAALEQSTKTDPHSPGPIRVLGTLVNSEEFTEAFQCSKGSKMYPSDDRCELW is encoded by the exons ATGTCTAAGCCATTGTCAGATATAACACGGGAATATGGAACTGTTAACGATTCCAGCACTCCTCTACTCACCCAGCGAAGGCCTAGGAGGAGATCCAGAGCAACAGTTGGGGTCTTCATATGCCTCGTGATCACGTTAGTGTTATTTATAGGGCTCGGTGTAGGTGGCTACTTTGGTTATGAACACTTCTTTAATAACGATGACGCTAATAACGATGACGACTGTGATATACAAGGAGCGTGTAACTCTACAGTTTTGGTTTACATTGACAAGAGTGTTGACCCATGTGAAAATTTCTTTGAATACAGCTGTGGAAAATGGCTATCATCTAACACCTTGGATGGTCGTAATGAATGGGGAACGTTTTATGCTTTAGCTTATGACAACTGGTACCACCTGGACCGTTATCTTAGCCGCTCTATTAATGATAGTGACTCTGATGCCACCAAGAAGTCAAAATATATTTTCTCTGCCTGCACCAATTCAACTTTTATCCAAGATAACTTGCTAAGTCACTTAAGATCTTTTATGACTAGTGCTGGAGGCTGGGCAGATCTTGGAATATATCCTGGTGATCAGTGGGACTTTGGCAACCTTGTTGATGATCATTTCTTAGGAAGTCCCGCTTATTTTGCTTTTGACGTGCTACCAGATGACTACAACTCATCCAAGCCAGTGATAAAG ATTCAACACTCTGGGCTATCATTTATTACTCCCGATACATATGAAGATGATGAC GCAGTAGAGGAATTGATTGACACTATCAAAAGATTACTATCAGAACTCTCTGATGATCATGCTGATTTTTATGATATAGCCAATGGCATTGTTTACTATGAGAAGTCCCTTGCACAG TATTGGTTGACGGAAGCAGAGCAGCGTAATTTGTCTGTTCTTTACAATCCAATGAGGTTAAGGGAGTTATCAAAGCTCTTCCATATG GATTGGGTGAAGTACTTTAACACATATTTCAGTAAAGCTGGATTTAGTGGTGATTTTACTGAAGACAGTGTTGTGATTGTTGAAACTCTGAAATATTTCAGATTGTTTGATTTTGCTGTCACTGA TAATGCTGTCAACTATGCCAAATGGCAACTACTGGTGAAAGAATTGAGTTTTGCAAATGCTGTGGATGATTTTGATTGGGACATATTCCGCAAGCTTAGATATCCAAAATCATCGAAACTTGGTGCTTCTGATAATCTACCATGCGTGGAACTTGTTGAGCAGTCCATGCCACTGGCAATAGCCAGACCCTTTGTGGAGGAATTTGTAACAACCAATTTGATTGACACT GTAAATGAAACTGCAAATCAAATAGAGAAAGCATTTGTACAAAGACTAATGGAAAAGGATTGGTTGGATCAACCCACAAAGGATCAATGTGCAGAAAAG GTTAATGCCATCACTAGACAGATTGCCTACCCAGATTTTATCAAGATTGACAGCAAACTTGATAAATTTTATGAAAAG CTGGATATTAGCATAAGATCTAATTTTTTTGAGATCGGTGCTGCAATCAGAAATTTTCAAATACAACAGATGGTTTCATCTTACAGCAAACCTACTGATAAGACACA GTGGTTAGATGCTCCCACTGAAGTGAATGCGTATTACTCTCCTCAGTTTAACCAGTTTG TTTTTCTGGCTGGAATTCTCCGTCCACCATTTATTGCAGCTACCTGGCCACC TTTTCTGTTGTATGGAGCATTTGGAGCAGTGATTGGTCATGAGCTTACCCATGGGTTTGATGATCAAG GTCAGCAGTTTGACAAGAATGGTAATCGTGTGAAATGGTGGACAGACAATTCAATTCGTCAATTTCAAAACCGTACTCAATGCTTTGTGGACCAGTATGATCAGTATAGCTTATTGGATGTTAAG ATTAACGGTGAGCTCACACTGGGTGAGAACATTGCTGATAATGGTGGTGTCCACACTGCATATCATGCATACAAGAATGTGATGAATGGTACTAAGGCCATTAAGTATAAAGGACTCAGTGAAGACCAACTATTCTTCGTGTCTTTTGCTCAG TTGTACTGCTCACTATTCACAGACGCTGCACTAGAGCAGTCTACTAAAACAGATCCACATAGTCCAGGACCAATTCG TGTGCTTGGTACTTTGGTGAACAGTGAGGAATTCACTGAAGCTTTTCAGTGTTCCAAAGGCTCAAAAATGTATCCCAGTGATGATCGGTGTGAGCTGTGGTGA